One window from the genome of Podospora pseudocomata strain CBS 415.72m chromosome 1 map unlocalized CBS415.72m_1.2, whole genome shotgun sequence encodes:
- the MEP1_2 gene encoding low affinity high capacity ammonium permease (EggNog:ENOG503NVB7; COG:P): MSDSTSEAAPASTPLHSARDNLNEPFNAGDQAYILVSSGMVLLMIPASPSSTRPRSQKVGLVANMGRHDVFQCHCLPMVFGVIHWALSPTATNGFIGNLDRFGLRNALGDESPAPLHSRAAVLVLPGKYLADFDLRTWLDANSWKMQFAAVTAALVIGATAERGRVIPGMVFTFFWATLVYCPLAYWAWGAEGWAFKWGVFDYAGGGPVEIGSGVSALAYSWVLGRRNEKMMLNFRPHNISLITLGTILLWFGWLGFNGGSAFGANLRAAMACWNTCLTAMFAAMTCAFSISALPRSGLVGWCSGTISGLVAATPASGVITPGPVFCLVSLRALPRNFGTKIKFYLRIDDARCVRRTRHRWYRRSYFQRFFAADYIIGLMASTWAFRLYKQIVYILAGCGYTFVVSAHRQGHRPRSRPSPPCFPPRLSFGMDDDQHGEFAYDYVEVRRDYLCLTPAEKEQRADGDVVVLSTASPGIKRWPLFQRPSHTSLRARYCCREGGEGVRVCD; encoded by the exons ATGTCCGACTCAACTTCCGAGGCGGCTCCGGCCTCGACGCCGCTCCATTCCG CGAGGGATAACCTCAATGAACCCTTCAATGCCGGTGACCAAGCTTATATCCTCGTGTCGTCTGGCATGGTCCTGTTGATGATTCCGGCATCGCCTTCCTCTACCCGGCCTCGCTCGCAGAAAGTCGGCCTTGTCGCAAATATGGGTCGTCATGATGTCTTTCAGTGTCATTGTCTTCCAATGGTATTTGGGGTTATTCACTGGGCCCTCAGCCCGACCGCTACCAACGGCTTCATTGGCAACCTCGACAGATTTGGCCTCCGCAACGCTTTGGGTGATGAGTCTCCGGCTCCCCTTCATTCCCGAGCTGCTGTACTCGTTTTACCAGGCAAGTACTTGGCTGATTTCGACTTGCGCACGTGGCTTGATGCTAACAGTTGGAAGATGCAATTCGCTGCTGTTACTGCTGCCCTCGTGATCGGTGCTACTGCTGAGCGTGGTCGCGTCATTCCCGGCATGGTCTTTACTTTCTTCTGGGCTACTCTCGTCTACTGCCCTCTTGCGTACTGGGCCTGGGGCGCCGAAGGCTGGGCTTTCAAGTGGGGTGTTTTCGACTACGCTGGTGGCGGTCCCGTCGAGATTGGTTCGGGTGTTTCCGCTTTGGCCTACTCCTGGGTGCTCGGGCGCCGCAACGAGAAGATGATGCTCAACTTCCGTCCCCACAACATCTCGCTCATTACTCTCGGCACTATCCTTCTCTGGTTCGGATGGCTCGGTTTCAACGGCGGCTCTGCTTTCGGCGCCAACCTCCGCGCTGCCATGGCCTGCTGGAACACCTGCTTGACTGCCATGTTCGCCGCCATGACTTGCGCCTTCTCGATTTCCGCCTTGCCAAGAAGTGGTCTCGTCGGCTGGTGCTCCGGCACCATCTCTGGCCTCGTTGCCGCCACTCCCGCTTCCGGTGTCATCACCCCTGGGCCAGTGTTTTGCTTGGTGTCGTTACGGGCGTTGCCTCGCAACTTTGGCACCAAGATCAAGTTCTACCTCCGCATTGATGATGCTCGATGTGTTCGCCGAACACGCCATCGGTGGTATCGTCGGTCTTATTTTCAAcgcttcttcgccgccgACTACATCATCGGCCTGATGGCATCAACTTGGGCGTTCAGG CTCTACAAGCAGATTGTCTACATCCTTGCTGGCTGCGGCTATACCTTTGTCGTCTCGGCTCATCGCCAAGGCCATCGACCTCGTTCCCGGCCTTCACCTCCGTGCTTCCCACCGAGGCTGAGCTTCGGCATGGATGACGACCAGCACGGAGAGTTCGCCTACGACTACGTCGAGGTCCGCCGTGACTACCTTTGCCTGACTCCtgcggagaaggagcagagAGCTGATGGCGATGTTGTCGTCCTCAGCACGGCATCACCGGGCATCAAGAGATGGCCACTGTTCCAGCgcccctcccacacctccctcagAGCCCGCTACTGCTGtcgggaaggaggagaaggtgtcCGGGTCTGCGACTGA